From Echinicola soli, a single genomic window includes:
- a CDS encoding glycoside hydrolase family 28 protein, with product MSINSKFYILGLAVAMLVSSCSQKSEKKDDQSVAETGPWAQLDSIRGLIIVPEFPNKDFNITEYGAEEGGEALNTEAIAAAIKACNGAGGGRVVIPKGVYLTGAVHLLSNVNLHLEEGATLRFSRDPKDYLPLVRSRWEGMELMNYSPFIYAYQQENIAITGKGVLDGHADMENWWPWCGAKHFGWKEGMGRQNPSRKLLHEMVHDQVPLEERIFGEGHYMRPQFVQPFECKNVLIQDVKLINAPMWNLHPVLCENVTVERVKIETLGPNNDGCDPEACKNVLIKDCYFDTGDDCIAIKSGRNEDGRIPGIPSENIIIEGCEMKEGHGGVVMGSEISGGVRNVFAQNLVMDSPNLDRVLRIKTSSKRGGTVENIYMRNVVVGTYREAAVRFNMFYEEEGDHIPTIRNVIVENLQVKDGGKYAVMANAYESSPVTNFQMINCRIDGVDEVFNVNHMKDVKFENVLINGEEVHYEK from the coding sequence ATGAGCATTAACAGTAAGTTTTACATTTTAGGTTTAGCAGTAGCCATGTTGGTTTCTTCCTGTAGCCAAAAGTCCGAAAAGAAGGACGATCAATCCGTAGCGGAAACTGGTCCATGGGCACAACTGGATTCTATTCGAGGATTGATCATCGTCCCGGAATTTCCCAATAAAGACTTTAATATTACCGAATATGGTGCAGAGGAAGGTGGCGAGGCATTAAATACCGAAGCCATTGCGGCAGCCATCAAAGCATGTAATGGGGCCGGTGGAGGACGAGTGGTCATTCCCAAAGGGGTTTATTTGACTGGTGCGGTACATTTACTGAGCAATGTGAACCTGCATCTGGAAGAAGGTGCCACTTTACGGTTTAGTCGTGATCCTAAAGATTACCTGCCACTGGTGCGAAGCCGGTGGGAGGGCATGGAGCTGATGAACTATTCCCCTTTCATCTATGCCTATCAGCAAGAAAACATTGCGATCACCGGAAAGGGTGTTTTGGATGGCCATGCAGATATGGAAAACTGGTGGCCTTGGTGTGGGGCTAAGCATTTTGGATGGAAAGAAGGAATGGGAAGACAGAATCCTTCCAGAAAGCTATTGCACGAAATGGTGCATGATCAGGTGCCTTTGGAAGAGCGGATTTTTGGGGAAGGGCATTATATGCGTCCACAGTTTGTCCAGCCTTTTGAATGTAAAAATGTGCTGATCCAGGATGTGAAGTTGATCAATGCCCCAATGTGGAACCTTCATCCCGTATTGTGCGAAAATGTAACCGTAGAAAGGGTAAAAATAGAAACCCTCGGGCCAAATAACGATGGCTGTGATCCAGAAGCGTGCAAGAACGTATTGATAAAGGATTGCTATTTTGATACTGGGGATGACTGTATCGCTATCAAATCTGGCCGGAATGAGGACGGAAGGATCCCAGGTATTCCATCCGAAAATATCATCATCGAAGGGTGCGAAATGAAAGAAGGCCACGGAGGTGTGGTGATGGGAAGCGAAATTTCCGGTGGGGTAAGGAATGTCTTCGCCCAAAATCTGGTGATGGACAGCCCTAACCTGGATCGGGTGCTGCGCATCAAAACCTCTTCCAAAAGAGGAGGTACCGTGGAAAATATCTACATGCGCAATGTGGTCGTGGGTACTTACCGGGAAGCTGCTGTACGCTTTAATATGTTCTATGAAGAAGAAGGTGACCATATCCCTACCATCAGAAATGTCATCGTCGAAAACCTTCAAGTCAAAGATGGAGGGAAATACGCGGTTATGGCGAATGCTTATGAAAGTTCACCCGTGACCAATTTTCAGATGATCAATTGTCGTATTGACGGAGTAGATGAGGTATTTAACGTGAACCACATGAAGGATGTCAAATTTGAAAACGTCCTGATCAATGGTGAGGAAGTTCATTATGAGAAGTAA
- a CDS encoding glycoside hydrolase family 88/105 protein: MKKISLLLLISVFIMGLTFGQNGPIPKSLDWSERMALSVMKRNPEAWQVDFMDRPVWSYPQGLMLHAFEELWKETGEDKYYDYIKAYADKLIDPLGEIKTYKYETYNIDMINSGKLLFNLYNKTDDEKYKTAIEVLRKQLRYQPKTSEGGFWHKARYTNQMWLDGAYMGTPFLLQYAQEFDDPAAFDEGVLQLVLMEKHLRDPKTGLLYHGWDESRFQSWADPGTGRSPNIWGRAMGWYAMAVVDALDFLPDEHYGRVVLKSILQRLAGAIRNYQDAESGLWYQVIDKGDQEGNYLEASASSMFVYALAKGVNHGYLDQSFRQTAEKGFEGLVDQLIEVDGNGEVSLIQVCAVAGLGGKPYRDGTYDYYVNEKIRVNDPKGVGPFIMAALELGK, translated from the coding sequence ATGAAAAAAATCAGCTTATTGCTACTCATTTCCGTTTTTATAATGGGCCTGACCTTTGGTCAAAACGGGCCAATTCCCAAATCCTTGGACTGGTCGGAGCGGATGGCCTTATCGGTGATGAAGCGTAACCCAGAGGCTTGGCAGGTCGACTTTATGGACCGTCCGGTATGGAGCTATCCACAGGGACTAATGTTGCATGCTTTTGAAGAATTGTGGAAAGAGACTGGAGAAGATAAGTACTATGATTATATCAAAGCTTATGCGGATAAACTGATCGATCCATTAGGTGAGATTAAAACCTATAAGTACGAGACGTACAATATAGACATGATCAATTCCGGAAAATTGCTGTTTAACCTTTACAATAAAACCGATGATGAAAAGTATAAAACAGCGATAGAAGTCCTGCGGAAGCAGTTGAGGTATCAGCCCAAGACCAGTGAAGGTGGTTTTTGGCACAAGGCACGGTACACCAACCAAATGTGGCTGGACGGTGCCTATATGGGAACGCCCTTTTTATTGCAGTATGCACAGGAGTTTGATGATCCAGCTGCTTTTGATGAAGGAGTTTTACAATTGGTACTGATGGAAAAGCACCTTCGTGATCCCAAAACCGGCTTACTTTATCATGGTTGGGATGAAAGTAGGTTCCAGTCCTGGGCTGATCCCGGGACCGGACGTTCACCCAATATTTGGGGCAGGGCAATGGGCTGGTATGCCATGGCTGTGGTAGATGCATTGGATTTCCTTCCTGACGAACATTACGGACGGGTGGTATTGAAAAGCATTTTACAACGGCTGGCCGGTGCAATTCGGAACTATCAGGATGCTGAAAGTGGCCTGTGGTACCAGGTCATTGACAAAGGAGACCAGGAAGGCAATTATTTAGAAGCCTCGGCGTCCAGCATGTTTGTCTATGCACTTGCCAAAGGCGTAAACCATGGCTATTTGGACCAATCTTTCAGGCAGACAGCTGAGAAGGGGTTTGAAGGCCTAGTGGATCAATTGATTGAGGTCGACGGAAATGGAGAAGTCAGTCTGATACAGGTTTGTGCTGTAGCAGGGCTTGGCGGAAAACCATACCGCGATGGCACTTATGACTATTACGTCAACGAAAAAATCCGCGTCAACGATCCCAAAGGGGTGGGGCCATTTATCATGGCGGCCTTGGAGTTGGGGAAGTGA
- a CDS encoding glycoside hydrolase family 65 protein, whose amino-acid sequence MIKFSFSPYFHTWCVLLLSGLVTFACTENDENNEDNSSTGIDRYALVNRHNVVLEKPDTLASLSVGNGEFAYTVDVSGLQTFPEYYEKGVSLGTQSQWGWHAFPNPDNYRWEEILRYDTSAIGQVISFPVQWKEGRKKKVTDYFRTSPHRLHLGIIGLEITKEDGTKVMVDDLQDVHQELDLWKGKITSEYSIEGQPVKVELYGHQEKDGISAKISSPLVANGKLKVKFRFPYGSGCHVCPGYDWTQPDKHDTYVEVTKPGRVRISRSLDSAKYVTDVSWEGNGAFETAAKHTFLLNAQEGQETLEFTALFSEEGENDMPDFGSTAKSSEDGWETFWQSGGAIDFSECTDERADELERRVVLSQYLTKVNCAGSLPPQETGLTMNSWYGKFHMEMHWWHGAHFGLWNRIGLMEKSLPWYFSSLQKAKATAERQGYDGARWQKMTDPYGDESPSSVAPYLIWQQPHILYFVEQIYQARPEAATLEKYKELVFETAEFMASFAKDSKGDGKYHLIAPLIPAQELFPANATDDPPFELAYWHYGLNVALDWQERLGMEENPKWREVLENLAPLAIKDSLYLPSSTHPRAYEDDFYLHDHPVVLGAYGILPKTEMIDTTIMKNTLEKILKIWNWESTWGWDYPMMAMNAARLGMSETALEALFMGEEKNTYLPNGHNYQDKRLRIYLPGNGGLLTTVAMMAAGWEGAPDRENPGFPDNGKWNVKWEGLRKMP is encoded by the coding sequence ATGATCAAATTTTCTTTTTCCCCTTACTTTCACACTTGGTGTGTTTTGCTGCTATCAGGCTTAGTCACTTTTGCCTGTACTGAGAACGATGAAAATAACGAAGATAACTCCAGTACTGGTATTGACCGGTATGCTTTGGTAAATCGGCATAATGTCGTGCTGGAAAAGCCAGATACTTTGGCCTCACTTAGTGTGGGCAATGGTGAGTTTGCCTATACTGTGGATGTCAGTGGACTACAGACTTTTCCTGAGTATTATGAAAAGGGTGTTTCACTGGGAACCCAGAGCCAATGGGGCTGGCATGCCTTTCCCAATCCAGACAACTATCGCTGGGAAGAGATCTTACGGTATGATACTTCAGCCATTGGTCAGGTGATTTCATTTCCTGTTCAGTGGAAAGAAGGTCGAAAGAAGAAAGTCACCGATTATTTCCGTACCAGCCCCCATCGGTTGCATCTAGGGATTATAGGGCTGGAGATCACCAAGGAAGATGGCACAAAAGTAATGGTGGACGATTTACAGGATGTCCATCAGGAGCTTGATCTCTGGAAAGGAAAAATCACCAGTGAGTACAGCATTGAAGGACAGCCGGTGAAGGTGGAATTATACGGTCATCAAGAAAAAGATGGCATTTCGGCCAAAATCAGCTCACCGCTGGTGGCAAACGGAAAATTGAAAGTTAAATTCAGATTCCCATACGGTTCTGGATGTCATGTTTGTCCGGGGTACGATTGGACGCAGCCAGACAAACATGATACATATGTGGAAGTAACAAAGCCAGGCCGAGTCCGTATTTCCAGGAGCTTGGACAGTGCCAAATACGTGACAGATGTGAGTTGGGAAGGAAATGGTGCCTTTGAAACAGCGGCGAAGCATACCTTTTTGCTCAATGCCCAAGAAGGGCAAGAAACCTTGGAATTCACAGCATTGTTTTCGGAAGAGGGAGAAAATGATATGCCTGACTTTGGGTCAACAGCCAAGAGTAGTGAAGATGGTTGGGAGACATTTTGGCAATCGGGTGGAGCCATTGACTTTTCCGAATGTACCGACGAACGTGCCGATGAACTGGAAAGGAGAGTAGTGCTTTCCCAGTATTTGACAAAGGTAAACTGCGCAGGTTCATTGCCACCGCAAGAGACCGGGTTGACCATGAACAGCTGGTATGGAAAATTCCACATGGAGATGCATTGGTGGCATGGTGCCCATTTTGGATTATGGAATCGCATTGGATTGATGGAGAAGAGCCTTCCGTGGTATTTTAGTTCACTGCAAAAGGCCAAGGCTACAGCAGAAAGGCAAGGGTATGACGGAGCCAGGTGGCAAAAAATGACTGATCCTTATGGTGATGAAAGCCCTTCCAGTGTAGCACCTTACCTGATCTGGCAACAGCCACATATCCTGTATTTTGTGGAGCAAATCTATCAGGCACGCCCTGAAGCAGCCACATTGGAGAAGTACAAAGAACTGGTTTTTGAGACAGCGGAATTCATGGCTTCCTTTGCCAAGGACAGCAAAGGTGATGGCAAATACCATTTGATCGCACCATTGATTCCTGCACAAGAGCTGTTTCCTGCCAATGCCACCGATGATCCGCCATTTGAGCTGGCTTACTGGCATTATGGACTGAATGTGGCATTGGACTGGCAAGAACGATTGGGTATGGAAGAAAATCCCAAATGGCGTGAAGTGCTGGAGAATCTGGCCCCATTGGCTATCAAGGACAGCCTTTACTTGCCGAGCAGTACGCACCCAAGAGCATACGAGGATGATTTTTACCTGCATGACCATCCAGTTGTGCTGGGAGCTTATGGCATTTTGCCAAAAACAGAGATGATCGATACGACCATCATGAAGAATACCTTGGAGAAGATCCTTAAAATCTGGAATTGGGAATCCACCTGGGGCTGGGATTATCCCATGATGGCCATGAATGCAGCGAGATTGGGAATGTCTGAAACGGCATTGGAGGCCCTGTTTATGGGAGAAGAAAAAAATACCTATTTGCCAAATGGGCATAATTATCAGGATAAAAGACTAAGGATTTATCTTCCGGGTAATGGTGGTCTATTGACCACTGTGGCCATGATGGCAGCCGGATGGGAAGGAGCCCCAGACCGGGAAAATCCCGGATTTCCGGACAATGGAAAGTGGAACGTGAAATGGGAAGGATTGCGGAAGATGCCGTAG
- a CDS encoding pectate lyase: MNKILVFVIAFLVTSISYAQQLAFPGAEGFGRFATGGRGGAVYKVTHLNDSGPGSFRDAVSQPNRTVVFEVGGVIRIQSRIIVQENITIAGQTAPGEGITIYGNGLSYTEANNTITRYIRVRMGKVGDKGKDAVAMATGHDMIFDHVSITWGRDGTFDLNGDVEDVTLQHSIIGQGLQTHSTGGLIQPSGGVSILNCLWINNHTRNPKVKGTNQYVNNVVYNWAVAGYIQGGGSARLSHANVIGNYFIAGPETGDTPPFNRSNKNFHIFARDNWYDGNFNGKLDGQVVERSVYEPVTWMETPFDYPKVTIKSALAAYQEVVEEVGASLHRDEVDEFLIKDLLSLGKTGRTISDEMNLPMKGPGKVKNGKALKDSDGDGMPDHYEKQQGLNPTDASDRNRTDKYGYTALENYLNTLVNDRSIALNK; the protein is encoded by the coding sequence ATGAACAAAATACTAGTATTTGTAATTGCCTTTTTGGTCACTTCTATATCCTATGCCCAGCAGCTGGCCTTTCCGGGAGCTGAAGGTTTTGGGAGGTTTGCCACAGGTGGGAGAGGTGGAGCCGTGTACAAAGTAACCCATCTCAATGATTCAGGGCCAGGGTCATTCCGTGATGCCGTAAGCCAACCTAACCGCACGGTGGTATTTGAAGTGGGCGGAGTTATCAGGATCCAGTCGAGGATAATTGTCCAGGAAAACATCACCATTGCTGGCCAAACTGCACCTGGCGAGGGGATTACTATTTATGGCAATGGACTGTCCTACACAGAAGCCAACAATACCATCACACGCTATATCCGTGTCAGGATGGGCAAAGTAGGTGATAAAGGTAAAGATGCCGTAGCCATGGCGACCGGCCATGATATGATATTTGATCATGTTTCCATCACCTGGGGAAGGGACGGTACGTTCGATCTGAACGGAGATGTGGAGGATGTGACCTTACAGCACAGCATTATTGGCCAGGGACTTCAGACGCATTCTACCGGCGGACTCATCCAGCCATCCGGCGGAGTATCCATCTTAAACTGCCTGTGGATCAATAACCATACCCGTAACCCCAAGGTAAAAGGTACCAATCAGTACGTCAATAATGTAGTGTACAACTGGGCCGTGGCGGGCTATATCCAAGGGGGAGGATCAGCACGACTGTCCCATGCCAATGTCATTGGGAACTATTTTATTGCCGGTCCCGAAACAGGCGATACGCCTCCTTTTAACCGCTCGAATAAAAACTTCCATATTTTTGCCCGAGATAACTGGTACGATGGGAATTTTAACGGTAAACTGGATGGCCAAGTAGTGGAAAGATCTGTCTACGAACCAGTAACCTGGATGGAAACACCTTTTGATTATCCTAAAGTCACTATAAAATCAGCATTGGCGGCTTATCAAGAAGTGGTGGAAGAAGTAGGGGCTTCACTGCATCGTGATGAAGTGGACGAATTTCTTATCAAGGACTTATTGTCCCTGGGGAAAACAGGAAGAACTATCAGTGATGAGATGAATTTGCCTATGAAGGGTCCTGGTAAAGTAAAGAATGGCAAGGCCCTAAAAGACAGTGATGGTGATGGGATGCCTGACCATTACGAAAAACAGCAAGGGCTCAATCCAACAGATGCCAGTGACAGAAACCGGACAGACAAGTATGGTTATACCGCTTTGGAAAATTATCTTAATACTTTGGTAAATGACCGATCAATAGCCTTAAATAAATAA
- a CDS encoding RagB/SusD family nutrient uptake outer membrane protein, with protein MTSVMKYNAFYKYTLLLSLLAFSSCESYFEADTDDMLLEENYIGNTNELYSGYMGIAAKVQTVADKAIFLSELRGDFLEPTDNAPQELWEIYNHSISPGNSLADPSGYYDVISNANNYIKKAFEYKQANPNAVEDAVFEPLVSGAIRFKVWAYLMLGKLYGEAVYLDEPLTEEADLSKYPTLGFEELIGQLISLMEGGVNGINGKQVLIWSDLLFPGVNTSAQDLTWNMICPSPEPLLIELYLWNGNYEQVVNLGMSFIYDEGSGRYKLSNNDYNGEWIQFFYRDPITKTRELINIVPFDYQRQQTNRLIEYFSNTEPNKYYLRPTDAAMERFQRQVRQDGVTIGDNYRGDNYTYRRQNGDWVVRKFSRAHESADNIYKNDVHIVLYRAGDVHLFIAEALNQMEKFKEAEAFLNDGVQNYLSKNEGNLAYPLDNETYNAAININWGVRRRIDLGPVFPEGLSKDELDTPEKIEEYKKGLDSLLLEETCMESAGEARSYFAMIRMAKRWNDPSMLADRVSAKYPAGKRESIRNLLMQPENWFIDYDLNQ; from the coding sequence ATGACATCAGTTATGAAGTATAATGCTTTTTATAAATATACCTTACTCTTGAGCTTATTGGCTTTTAGTAGTTGCGAAAGCTACTTTGAGGCCGATACAGATGACATGCTCTTGGAGGAAAATTATATTGGAAATACCAATGAACTGTATTCTGGATACATGGGCATAGCGGCCAAGGTGCAGACGGTGGCCGATAAAGCCATCTTCCTTTCTGAACTGAGAGGTGATTTCCTCGAACCTACCGACAATGCCCCTCAGGAACTGTGGGAGATCTATAACCATAGTATCAGTCCGGGAAACAGTCTAGCTGATCCCAGCGGATACTATGACGTGATATCCAATGCCAATAACTACATCAAAAAGGCCTTTGAATACAAGCAGGCCAATCCCAATGCTGTGGAGGATGCTGTTTTTGAGCCATTGGTGAGTGGAGCTATCCGCTTTAAGGTTTGGGCTTACCTGATGCTTGGTAAGCTTTATGGAGAGGCGGTTTACTTGGATGAACCCCTCACAGAAGAAGCAGACTTGTCAAAATATCCCACTTTGGGCTTCGAAGAGCTTATCGGCCAACTCATCAGCCTGATGGAAGGCGGTGTCAATGGCATAAACGGAAAGCAGGTGTTGATCTGGTCTGATCTCCTGTTTCCCGGCGTGAATACTTCAGCGCAGGACCTTACCTGGAACATGATCTGCCCTTCTCCGGAGCCGCTTCTCATTGAGCTGTACCTTTGGAATGGCAATTATGAGCAGGTGGTGAACTTGGGCATGTCCTTTATCTATGATGAAGGCAGTGGCCGATATAAGCTGAGCAATAATGATTACAATGGAGAGTGGATACAGTTCTTTTACCGTGATCCGATCACCAAAACCCGGGAATTGATCAATATTGTTCCTTTTGACTACCAACGTCAGCAGACCAATAGACTAATCGAGTATTTCTCCAATACAGAGCCCAATAAGTACTACTTACGCCCAACAGATGCGGCCATGGAGCGTTTCCAGCGACAGGTGAGACAGGATGGGGTTACCATTGGTGATAATTATCGTGGAGATAATTACACCTATCGGAGACAAAATGGCGATTGGGTAGTCCGTAAGTTTTCACGAGCACATGAGTCCGCTGACAACATCTACAAGAATGATGTACATATTGTGCTATACCGTGCAGGTGATGTTCATTTGTTTATAGCAGAAGCTCTTAACCAAATGGAGAAATTCAAAGAGGCTGAAGCATTCCTTAATGACGGCGTTCAAAATTACCTTTCCAAAAATGAGGGAAATTTAGCGTATCCATTGGACAATGAGACCTATAACGCAGCCATTAACATCAACTGGGGAGTAAGAAGAAGAATTGACCTGGGACCAGTCTTTCCGGAGGGCTTGAGCAAGGATGAACTGGATACACCAGAAAAGATAGAGGAATATAAGAAAGGCTTGGATAGCCTGCTCTTGGAAGAAACATGCATGGAAAGCGCTGGGGAAGCAAGGTCTTATTTTGCCATGATCCGGATGGCTAAGCGGTGGAATGATCCAAGCATGCTGGCAGACCGGGTAAGTGCCAAATACCCCGCAGGCAAGCGTGAGAGCATCAGAAATTTGCTCATGCAGCCCGAAAACTGGTTTATTGACTACGATTTAAATCAATAA
- a CDS encoding SusC/RagA family TonB-linked outer membrane protein: MIKQHKIAVLLALMMVIAFGANAQQVLKGKVSSPYGNEPISEAYISIENKENTAQTDGQGTFSIELDELEGNLIVWSPGFREQTIPLLGRDYIEVVLIPQRTDYYEVPAKNEEQGSMKGEVLPAERFKPSSMYVEDVLQGAFPGLNVINKSGMPGEGAYVNLRGIRSLTGKNAPLIVINGMPYLPDMNNSAIIKGYSPSMFNVISVDDIDNIKLVKGSAASRYGSMGSNGVLLIETSSPEDMETVIEFSGQYGMAYNNKRLPVLGVDDFKSYIGDVGLTRYEDMGDMLDLFPFLRDDPDYYYNFLYNNETDWQDLIDKSSFVTSNHLRVKGGDAIAKYDLSVGASNQGGTYDNANFTRYTTRLNAQVELSQRFQLVTSMGLTYGNSKLHEQILSDATNPLMAALYKAPILSPFKKDEYNNQLPAYDAVRQFGVSNPLAVVNDTKMESDNFDAFLNTGLNFEVNDHTKMQAVFGYYSGYKRQSAFIPGRSSQTITPQEEGVALNTARAGTGKVSNLFYKVSADMVEELAGNRLEAGMGYQGIMIRHEFDGGFGRNTSSDFYKTLSYVDAEGRYFSGYYDSWNWMSLYGYAKYTMGDQWIASLNVSADGASSTGADASRFGVFPGLEMTWQAKNSPWLKNSQAVNQLDVHVGYGLTGNSQYPTGLSRQFYASQAYRQLAGIVNGNVANTSLGRERNQNFDAGIDAGFFDRRLVASLNVYQTISTDVIFPQSISSVYGIDEMYVNGAKLENKGIEAALQLRLVDNRDVSWSVGGTINKNQNKITVMEGADGPVIREMDGGKWAVSSAVGENPYNFYGFVSNGVISTQEEADALGLVDFKGDQFNAGDIQFEDLNQDGVIDDQDRTIIGDASPDFFGSFFTQVRYKKLSLSAQFTFSSGNQIYNGVRREMESLSNFRNQSLAVDKRWQTDGQQTDIPKASYGDPMGNSRFSDRWIEDGSFMRLNNVTLSYQLGKWSFFEGGEVYLAGENLLTFTDYLGLDPVVSYAYQPAWQGVDYGAMPLPSTVKFGFNLQF, translated from the coding sequence ATGATAAAACAACATAAAATAGCCGTGCTGTTGGCCTTGATGATGGTTATTGCCTTTGGGGCCAATGCACAGCAAGTGCTGAAAGGAAAGGTGAGCAGCCCATATGGGAATGAACCTATCAGTGAGGCTTATATTTCCATAGAAAATAAGGAAAATACAGCCCAGACAGATGGACAGGGTACATTCAGTATCGAGCTGGACGAATTGGAGGGAAACCTGATCGTGTGGTCCCCAGGGTTTCGGGAGCAGACCATTCCACTCCTGGGCAGGGATTATATTGAAGTGGTACTGATTCCTCAGCGAACAGACTATTATGAAGTGCCTGCAAAAAATGAGGAGCAGGGCAGCATGAAAGGAGAGGTGCTTCCTGCCGAGCGCTTCAAACCTAGTTCCATGTATGTCGAGGATGTGCTCCAAGGGGCTTTCCCAGGACTGAATGTCATCAATAAAAGCGGCATGCCCGGCGAGGGAGCTTATGTCAACTTGCGGGGAATCCGTTCCCTGACCGGCAAAAATGCGCCGTTGATCGTTATCAATGGCATGCCTTACCTGCCTGATATGAACAATTCAGCGATTATCAAGGGCTATTCTCCAAGTATGTTTAATGTGATCAGTGTGGATGATATTGACAATATCAAGTTGGTCAAAGGGAGTGCAGCTTCACGCTACGGCTCCATGGGCTCCAATGGCGTCTTGCTGATCGAGACCAGTTCTCCGGAAGACATGGAAACGGTCATTGAGTTTTCAGGGCAATATGGTATGGCCTACAACAATAAAAGGCTACCAGTCTTAGGAGTAGATGATTTCAAGAGCTATATCGGAGATGTGGGACTTACCCGTTATGAGGACATGGGAGACATGCTGGACCTGTTTCCTTTCTTGCGGGATGATCCGGACTATTACTATAATTTCCTATATAATAATGAGACCGATTGGCAGGATTTGATTGATAAATCATCTTTTGTTACCTCTAATCACTTGCGTGTGAAAGGTGGGGATGCCATTGCAAAATACGATCTATCTGTAGGAGCCAGTAATCAAGGAGGTACCTATGATAATGCAAATTTCACCCGCTATACCACCCGGCTAAACGCCCAGGTCGAGTTGAGCCAACGTTTCCAACTGGTGACTTCCATGGGCTTGACCTATGGGAATAGCAAGCTGCATGAGCAGATCCTCTCCGATGCTACCAATCCATTAATGGCGGCCTTGTACAAGGCACCGATCTTGAGCCCGTTTAAGAAGGATGAATACAACAATCAGCTACCAGCTTATGATGCTGTTAGGCAGTTTGGGGTGTCCAATCCCCTGGCCGTGGTGAATGATACCAAGATGGAGTCTGATAATTTTGATGCCTTCTTGAACACCGGATTGAATTTCGAGGTGAACGACCATACGAAAATGCAAGCGGTATTTGGGTATTATTCAGGATATAAGCGGCAGTCAGCCTTTATCCCTGGCAGATCCAGCCAGACCATCACCCCGCAAGAAGAGGGCGTGGCACTTAACACCGCCAGAGCAGGAACCGGTAAAGTCTCCAATTTATTCTATAAAGTCAGTGCAGATATGGTAGAGGAATTGGCAGGTAATCGGTTGGAAGCAGGGATGGGTTACCAAGGGATCATGATCAGACATGAGTTTGATGGTGGCTTTGGACGAAATACTAGTTCGGATTTCTACAAAACACTTTCTTATGTGGATGCTGAGGGACGTTACTTTTCAGGGTATTATGATTCCTGGAACTGGATGAGCCTCTATGGCTATGCCAAATACACCATGGGAGATCAGTGGATTGCTTCCTTGAATGTGTCTGCAGATGGTGCTTCCTCTACAGGAGCCGACGCATCCAGGTTTGGTGTGTTTCCAGGTCTGGAAATGACTTGGCAGGCAAAGAACAGTCCGTGGTTGAAGAATAGCCAGGCTGTTAATCAATTGGATGTGCATGTGGGCTATGGGCTCACAGGAAACAGCCAATATCCCACGGGCCTTAGTCGTCAGTTCTATGCCAGTCAGGCCTACCGCCAGCTGGCGGGAATCGTGAACGGTAATGTGGCCAACACCAGTCTTGGTAGAGAGCGCAACCAAAATTTCGATGCAGGCATAGACGCAGGATTCTTTGATCGACGATTGGTAGCCAGCCTAAACGTTTACCAGACGATTTCTACAGACGTGATTTTTCCCCAAAGTATTTCCTCAGTGTACGGCATTGACGAAATGTATGTAAACGGAGCCAAGCTGGAGAACAAGGGGATCGAAGCAGCACTACAGTTGCGACTGGTGGATAACAGGGATGTGAGCTGGAGTGTAGGTGGTACCATCAATAAAAACCAAAATAAGATCACCGTGATGGAAGGCGCTGATGGCCCTGTCATCCGCGAGATGGATGGCGGCAAATGGGCCGTGTCTTCCGCAGTAGGTGAAAACCCATACAATTTCTATGGATTTGTCTCCAACGGTGTGATCAGTACACAGGAAGAAGCCGATGCTTTGGGCTTGGTGGATTTTAAAGGAGACCAGTTCAATGCCGGAGATATCCAATTTGAGGATTTGAACCAGGATGGGGTCATTGACGATCAGGACAGAACCATTATTGGTGATGCTTCTCCTGATTTCTTTGGCAGCTTCTTTACGCAAGTCAGGTATAAAAAACTGTCGCTATCGGCCCAGTTTACTTTCAGCTCGGGAAATCAGATCTATAATGGTGTGAGAAGGGAAATGGAATCGTTGAGCAATTTTAGAAACCAGTCATTGGCGGTGGATAAGAGATGGCAGACCGATGGCCAGCAGACCGATATTCCCAAGGCGAGTTACGGTGACCCAATGGGCAACAGCCGTTTTTCTGACCGCTGGATAGAAGATGGATCATTCATGCGCCTTAACAATGTCACCTTGAGCTATCAGCTTGGCAAGTGGAGCTTTTTCGAGGGCGGAGAAGTGTACCTGGCGGGTGAAAATCTCCTGACATTTACCGACTATTTAGGACTGGATCCAGTGGTTTCCTATGCTTACCAGCCGGCTTGGCAAGGAGTAGATTACGGTGCTATGCCTCTTCCATCTACCGTGAAATTTGGTTTTAACCTACAATTTTAA